A single region of the Streptococcus sanguinis genome encodes:
- the ftcD gene encoding glutamate formimidoyltransferase, protein MAKIVECIPNFSEGRNQAVIDGLVEVAKSVPGVTLLDHSSDASHNRSVFTLVGDDQNIQEVAFRLVKYASENIDLTKHQGEHPRMGATDVLPFVPIKDITSEECVEIAKTVSERINRELGIPIFLYEDAATRPERKNLAKVRKGQFEGMPEKLLEPDWAPDYGERKIHPTAGVTAVGARMPLIAYNINLDTDNLEIANNIAKIIRGSSGGYKYCKAIGVMLEDRNIAQVSINMVNLEKFPLYRVFETVRFEAKRYGVGILGSEVIGLAPAKALIDAAEYYLQIEDFDYGKQVLENHLLG, encoded by the coding sequence ATGGCAAAAATTGTTGAATGTATTCCTAACTTTTCTGAAGGCCGCAATCAAGCGGTTATTGACGGTCTAGTGGAAGTAGCTAAGAGTGTGCCAGGCGTAACACTTTTGGACCACTCTTCTGATGCCAGCCACAACCGCAGCGTCTTTACCTTGGTCGGTGATGACCAAAACATTCAGGAAGTTGCCTTCCGTTTGGTCAAATACGCTTCTGAAAATATTGACTTGACCAAGCACCAGGGTGAACACCCTCGTATGGGCGCAACTGATGTCCTGCCTTTTGTACCTATCAAGGACATCACAAGTGAGGAATGCGTCGAAATTGCGAAGACCGTATCTGAGCGGATCAACCGTGAACTCGGTATCCCTATCTTCCTCTATGAAGATGCAGCGACTCGTCCAGAGCGTAAGAACTTGGCTAAGGTTCGTAAAGGACAATTTGAAGGCATGCCTGAAAAACTCTTGGAACCTGACTGGGCTCCTGACTATGGTGAAAGAAAGATTCACCCAACTGCTGGTGTTACTGCTGTTGGTGCCAGAATGCCACTCATCGCCTACAATATCAACTTGGATACAGACAATCTGGAAATTGCCAACAATATTGCCAAAATCATCCGTGGATCAAGCGGTGGCTACAAATACTGTAAAGCGATTGGCGTTATGCTGGAAGACCGCAACATTGCTCAGGTTTCTATCAACATGGTCAATCTGGAAAAATTCCCACTCTATCGTGTTTTTGAAACTGTTCGCTTTGAAGCCAAGCGCTACGGAGTTGGAATCCTCGGCTCAGAAGTCATCGGTTTGGCACCAGCCAAGGCTTTGATTGACGCTGCAGAATACTATCTGCAAATCGAAGACTTTGACTATGGCAAGCAAGTTCTGGAAAACCATTTGCTGGGCTAG
- a CDS encoding urocanate hydratase: MSYFSENEIAAAMTVKLDDVLPEKTVFQEGIRRAPDRGFRLTQAQTEIALKNALRYIPKRFHEEVIPEFLEELKTRGRIYGYRWRPKERIYGKPIDEYKGNCTAAKAMQVMIDNNLSFEIALYPYELVTYGETGSVCANWMQYNLIKKYLEIMTDHQTLVVESGHPLGLFKSKPEAPRVIITNGLLVGEYDNMKDWEIAEEMGVTNYGQMTAGGWMYIGPQGIVHGTFNTLLNAGRLKLGVADDGDLTGKLFISSGLGGMSGAQGKAAEIAKAVAIVAEVDQSRIETRHSQGWISQLAESPKEAIELAQKALEAGESTSIAYHGNIVDLLEYVNENNIHVDLLSDQTSCHNVYDGGYCPAGISFEERTRLLAEDKETFANLVDETLERHFKAIKTLTSNGTYFFDYGNAFMKAVYDSGIKEISKNGFDDKDGFIWPSYVEDIMGPMLFDYGYGPFRWVCLSGKHEDLVATDHAAMEVIDPNRRYQDRDNYNWIRDAEKNQLVVGTQARILYQDCMGRVNIALKFNELVREGKIGPVMIGRDHHDVSGTDSPFRETSNIKDGSNVTCDMAVQCYAGNAARGMSLVALHNGGGTGIGKAINGGFGLVLDGSERIDEIIKSAIAWDTIGGVARRNWARNEHAIETAIEYNRLHQGTDHITIPYLTDEDLVKESVKKLFE, from the coding sequence ATGTCATACTTTAGTGAAAATGAAATTGCAGCAGCAATGACCGTCAAATTAGACGATGTACTGCCTGAAAAAACAGTTTTCCAAGAAGGCATCCGCCGAGCACCTGACCGGGGCTTCCGTTTGACTCAAGCTCAAACCGAAATTGCTCTTAAAAATGCCCTTCGCTATATTCCAAAGAGATTCCATGAGGAAGTAATTCCAGAATTCTTAGAAGAGTTGAAAACTCGCGGACGGATTTATGGCTACCGCTGGCGTCCAAAAGAACGCATCTATGGTAAACCAATTGACGAGTATAAAGGGAACTGTACTGCGGCCAAAGCTATGCAGGTTATGATTGACAATAACCTGAGCTTTGAAATCGCTCTTTATCCTTATGAATTGGTTACCTACGGAGAAACTGGATCTGTCTGCGCTAACTGGATGCAGTACAACCTGATCAAGAAATACTTGGAAATCATGACCGACCATCAAACCTTGGTCGTAGAATCTGGCCACCCACTCGGACTCTTCAAGTCCAAACCAGAAGCACCTCGTGTTATCATCACCAACGGCCTCTTGGTCGGTGAATATGACAATATGAAGGACTGGGAAATTGCGGAAGAAATGGGCGTGACCAACTATGGTCAAATGACAGCTGGCGGCTGGATGTACATCGGCCCTCAAGGTATCGTCCATGGTACTTTCAACACCCTCCTCAATGCTGGGCGCTTGAAACTGGGTGTAGCTGATGATGGCGACCTGACTGGCAAACTCTTCATCTCTTCTGGTCTGGGCGGCATGAGTGGAGCTCAAGGGAAAGCGGCCGAAATTGCTAAAGCTGTGGCAATCGTAGCTGAAGTAGACCAATCTCGGATTGAAACTCGCCACTCCCAAGGCTGGATTAGCCAATTGGCTGAAAGTCCGAAAGAAGCAATCGAGCTAGCTCAGAAAGCTCTGGAAGCTGGTGAATCAACTTCCATTGCCTATCATGGTAACATCGTAGACCTCTTGGAATACGTCAACGAGAACAATATCCATGTAGATCTACTATCTGATCAAACTTCTTGTCACAATGTCTACGACGGTGGCTACTGTCCGGCTGGTATCAGCTTTGAAGAACGGACTCGCCTCCTAGCTGAAGACAAGGAAACCTTTGCTAATTTGGTTGACGAAACCTTGGAACGTCACTTCAAGGCTATCAAGACCCTGACTAGCAACGGTACCTACTTCTTTGACTACGGTAATGCCTTTATGAAGGCAGTCTATGACTCTGGCATCAAGGAAATTTCTAAGAATGGCTTTGATGACAAAGACGGCTTCATCTGGCCATCTTATGTAGAAGATATCATGGGCCCAATGCTCTTTGACTATGGTTATGGTCCTTTCCGTTGGGTATGTCTGAGCGGCAAGCACGAAGACCTAGTCGCTACTGACCATGCAGCTATGGAAGTAATCGACCCTAACCGCCGCTACCAAGACCGTGATAACTACAACTGGATCCGCGATGCAGAAAAGAACCAGTTGGTTGTTGGAACTCAGGCTCGCATTCTCTACCAAGACTGTATGGGCCGTGTCAATATCGCCCTCAAGTTCAATGAATTAGTACGCGAAGGCAAGATTGGTCCTGTCATGATCGGCCGTGACCACCACGACGTATCTGGTACTGACTCTCCATTCCGTGAAACTTCTAATATCAAGGACGGTTCTAATGTTACCTGCGACATGGCTGTGCAATGTTATGCCGGTAATGCAGCTCGCGGTATGAGTCTGGTAGCTCTCCACAACGGTGGCGGAACTGGTATCGGTAAAGCAATCAACGGTGGCTTTGGCTTGGTACTGGACGGCAGCGAACGCATTGATGAAATCATCAAATCTGCTATCGCTTGGGATACCATCGGCGGAGTTGCACGTCGTAACTGGGCACGTAATGAGCATGCTATTGAGACAGCTATCGAGTACAATCGTCTCCACCAAGGAACAGACCACATCACCATTCCGTACTTAACTGACGAAGATTTGGTCAAAGAATCTGTTAAGAAATTGTTCGAATAG
- a CDS encoding HutD family protein, whose translation MTNISLLRANDFQVSDWSGGKTKQLYLSPQTGHYGKREFDYRLSTATVELAESQFSDLSGFHRILMSLDHTLHLHNASRQEETVLAPFTPYVFEGSDSITSRGTCTDFNLIYSDHYQGQMIAISNGQELSRDEEIQFIYALEDLTVTGTNLPVLNLEAEQLLIVEKETQETELHIMFSSNQPKGTPLAIWAGLTHIPTK comes from the coding sequence ATGACAAATATAAGCCTTTTAAGAGCAAACGATTTTCAAGTTTCCGATTGGTCGGGGGGAAAGACAAAACAGCTTTATCTTTCCCCGCAAACTGGCCACTATGGCAAGCGGGAATTTGACTATCGGCTCTCGACAGCGACTGTGGAGTTAGCTGAAAGTCAGTTTTCTGACCTCAGCGGCTTTCACCGCATTCTCATGAGCCTGGACCACACACTTCATCTCCACAATGCCAGCCGGCAGGAGGAAACGGTTCTAGCTCCCTTTACTCCCTATGTCTTTGAAGGGAGTGATTCTATCACAAGTCGGGGGACTTGTACCGACTTTAATTTAATCTACAGCGACCATTATCAGGGACAGATGATTGCCATCTCAAATGGGCAAGAGCTTAGCCGAGATGAAGAAATTCAATTTATCTATGCCTTAGAGGACCTGACGGTGACGGGAACAAACCTGCCAGTGCTTAACCTAGAGGCAGAGCAGCTTCTGATAGTGGAAAAAGAGACTCAGGAAACTGAGCTGCATATAATGTTTTCGAGTAACCAGCCAAAGGGAACGCCCCTTGCTATATGGGCTGGTTTGACCCACATCCCTACTAAGTAA
- a CDS encoding formate--tetrahydrofolate ligase, whose amino-acid sequence MVLSDIEIANSVQMKPIKEVAKKLGIAEDALSLYGNYKAKISASQLEALKDKPDGKLILVTAISPTPAGEGKTTTSVGLVDALSAIGKKAVIALREPSLGPVFGIKGGAAGGGHAQVVPMEDINLHFTGDFHAIGVANNLLAALIDNHIHHGNALGIDSRRITWKRAVDMNDRQLRHIVDGLQGKVNGVPREDGFDITVASEVMAILCLSENITDLKNRLEKIIIGYSFEGKPITAKDLKAGGAMAAVLKDAIHPNLVQTLEHTPALIHGGPFANIAHGCNSVLATKLALKYADYAVTEAGFGADLGAEKFIDIKCRTSGLRPSAVVLVATIRALKMHGGVAKSDLAEENVQAVIDGLPNLEKHLENIQDVYGLPAVVAINKFPLDTEAELQAVYDACQKRGVDVVISDVWANGGAGGKELAEKVVELAEGDNHFQFVYNEEDSIETKLNKIVTKVYGGKGVRLTPAAKRELKQLEELGFSNYPICMAKTQYSFSDDAKKLGAPKDFVVTISQLKVSAGAGFIVALTGAIMTMPGLPKVPASEKIDVDKDGNISGLF is encoded by the coding sequence ATGGTTTTATCAGATATTGAAATTGCGAATTCGGTTCAAATGAAGCCCATCAAAGAGGTTGCAAAAAAGCTTGGAATTGCTGAAGACGCTTTGTCTCTTTATGGAAATTACAAGGCAAAAATCAGTGCCAGCCAACTGGAAGCCTTAAAAGACAAGCCAGACGGCAAACTGATTCTCGTGACAGCTATTTCTCCGACACCAGCCGGAGAAGGCAAGACCACGACTTCTGTCGGATTGGTCGATGCTCTATCTGCTATCGGTAAAAAAGCTGTTATCGCTCTGCGGGAGCCTTCACTCGGACCTGTCTTTGGTATCAAGGGCGGAGCTGCTGGCGGTGGTCACGCTCAGGTGGTACCCATGGAGGACATCAACCTCCACTTCACTGGTGACTTTCATGCCATCGGCGTTGCCAACAACCTGCTAGCGGCCCTCATTGATAACCACATTCACCATGGCAATGCCTTAGGCATCGACTCTCGCCGCATCACTTGGAAGCGGGCAGTGGATATGAATGACCGGCAACTGCGCCACATCGTAGACGGCTTGCAAGGCAAAGTCAATGGTGTTCCGCGTGAAGATGGTTTTGACATTACAGTTGCTTCTGAGGTTATGGCTATTCTCTGTCTGTCAGAAAATATCACTGACCTCAAGAACCGTTTAGAAAAGATCATCATTGGCTACAGCTTTGAAGGTAAGCCAATAACTGCTAAGGACTTGAAAGCTGGTGGCGCTATGGCCGCAGTGCTCAAAGACGCCATCCATCCAAACTTGGTTCAAACTCTGGAACATACGCCAGCCTTGATTCACGGTGGACCTTTTGCCAACATTGCCCATGGCTGTAACAGTGTCCTAGCTACCAAGCTGGCTCTCAAATATGCCGACTATGCAGTCACAGAAGCTGGTTTCGGTGCTGACCTCGGTGCTGAAAAATTCATCGATATCAAGTGTCGTACATCTGGACTTCGTCCATCGGCTGTAGTTCTAGTTGCTACCATCCGCGCTCTCAAGATGCATGGTGGCGTGGCTAAAAGCGACCTAGCTGAAGAAAATGTCCAAGCCGTTATAGATGGTCTGCCAAACTTGGAAAAACATCTGGAAAACATTCAAGATGTTTATGGCCTGCCAGCAGTTGTTGCCATCAATAAATTCCCGCTAGATACCGAAGCAGAATTGCAAGCAGTTTATGACGCCTGCCAAAAACGCGGCGTTGACGTAGTGATTTCCGACGTTTGGGCAAATGGCGGAGCCGGCGGTAAAGAGTTGGCTGAAAAAGTCGTTGAACTGGCCGAAGGAGACAATCACTTCCAATTTGTATATAATGAAGAGGACTCCATTGAGACCAAATTGAACAAAATTGTTACTAAGGTCTATGGAGGCAAGGGCGTTCGCCTGACTCCTGCTGCTAAACGCGAGCTCAAACAACTGGAAGAGTTGGGCTTCTCCAACTATCCTATCTGTATGGCAAAGACTCAGTACTCCTTCTCAGACGATGCTAAGAAACTGGGCGCACCTAAAGACTTTGTTGTGACTATTAGCCAGCTCAAAGTTTCTGCTGGTGCAGGCTTCATCGTTGCTCTGACTGGTGCGATCATGACCATGCCAGGATTGCCTAAGGTACCAGCCAGCGAAAAGATTGATGTTGACAAAGACGGCAATATCAGCGGTTTGTTCTAA
- the hutH gene encoding histidine ammonia-lyase codes for MTHVINLDGEHLTLEDVIAVARHGATCEIDQEAKKAVEASRKIVDDIVREKRVVYGVTTGFGSLCNVSISPEDTTQLQENLIRTHSSGYGDPLPEDAVRAIMLIRINSLVKGYSGIRLSTVEKLLELLNKGVVPYIPEKGSLGASGDLAPLAHMVLPMLGLGRAYYQGELLSGQEALDKAGIEKIDLAAKEGLALINGTTVLTGIGALATYDAIQLLKLSDVAGALSMEVHNGITSPFEEDLHTIRPQSGQLATARNIRNLLEGSGNTTVATQQRVQDPYTLRCIPQIHGASKDSIAYVKTKVEVEINSVTDNPIITKEGHVISGGNFHGEPMAQPFDFLGIAISEIGNVSERRVERLVNSQLSKLPSFLVKHPGLNSGFMITQYACASLASENKVLSHPASVDSIPSCENQEDFVSMGTTAARKAAEILKNSRRIVATEIMAACQALDLKPENHELGKGTKPAYDLFRQHVRFIEFDKDIEIYEELNKASELIENEEFLAAVEKAVDLSIQF; via the coding sequence ATGACACATGTAATCAATTTGGATGGCGAACACCTTACTTTAGAAGACGTCATCGCAGTAGCTCGTCATGGAGCCACTTGCGAAATCGACCAAGAAGCTAAGAAAGCTGTAGAAGCTTCCCGCAAAATCGTGGATGATATCGTCCGCGAAAAGCGGGTCGTATACGGTGTTACAACTGGCTTTGGCTCTCTCTGCAATGTCAGCATCTCACCAGAAGATACGACTCAACTGCAAGAAAACCTAATCCGTACACACTCTTCAGGCTACGGCGATCCCCTGCCTGAAGATGCAGTCCGTGCGATTATGCTAATCCGGATTAATTCCTTGGTCAAAGGTTATTCTGGTATTCGTCTCTCTACTGTCGAAAAGCTCCTGGAATTGCTCAATAAAGGCGTTGTCCCTTACATTCCAGAAAAGGGCTCTCTCGGTGCCTCTGGTGACTTAGCACCACTGGCACACATGGTTCTGCCTATGTTAGGACTAGGTCGCGCTTACTATCAAGGTGAATTGCTCTCTGGGCAAGAAGCTTTGGACAAGGCCGGCATCGAAAAAATCGATCTAGCAGCCAAGGAAGGGCTGGCGCTGATTAACGGAACGACTGTCCTGACAGGTATCGGAGCTCTGGCTACCTACGATGCCATCCAGCTACTTAAGCTGTCAGATGTCGCTGGCGCTCTTTCCATGGAAGTCCACAATGGTATTACCAGTCCTTTCGAAGAAGACTTACATACCATTCGACCTCAAAGCGGACAGCTGGCTACAGCCCGCAATATCCGCAACCTTCTGGAAGGCAGTGGCAACACAACCGTAGCCACTCAACAACGGGTCCAAGACCCATACACCCTGCGTTGTATTCCGCAAATTCATGGTGCCAGCAAGGACTCTATCGCTTATGTCAAGACCAAGGTTGAGGTTGAGATCAACTCCGTCACAGACAACCCTATCATCACCAAGGAAGGCCATGTTATCTCAGGTGGTAACTTTCACGGCGAACCAATGGCACAGCCATTCGACTTCCTCGGCATCGCTATTTCTGAAATCGGAAATGTATCCGAGCGTCGTGTAGAACGTCTGGTCAACAGCCAACTGAGCAAGCTTCCATCATTCTTGGTCAAACACCCAGGACTCAACTCTGGCTTTATGATTACCCAGTACGCTTGTGCTTCGCTTGCTTCTGAGAACAAGGTCTTGTCTCATCCAGCCAGCGTAGACTCTATCCCATCTTGTGAAAACCAAGAAGACTTTGTCAGCATGGGAACTACTGCAGCACGTAAGGCAGCTGAAATTCTCAAGAATTCTCGCCGCATCGTGGCAACAGAAATCATGGCAGCCTGCCAAGCTCTGGATCTGAAACCAGAAAACCATGAACTTGGTAAAGGAACCAAGCCAGCCTACGACCTCTTCCGTCAGCATGTCCGCTTTATCGAGTTTGACAAGGACATCGAAATCTATGAAGAGCTCAACAAAGCTTCTGAGCTGATTGAAAACGAAGAATTCCTAGCAGCCGTTGAAAAGGCTGTAGACTTGAGCATTCAGTTCTAA
- a CDS encoding cyclodeaminase/cyclohydrolase family protein — translation MKLVDLSLTEFAQVLGSDAPAPGGGSAAALSAANGISLTKMVCELTLGKKKYAEFEAEIAQVHAESARLQESLLAAIDKDTEAFNLVSAVFDMPKETEEDKAARREAMQQALKEATKSPYGMMEDILTALQTTQKAVGKSNTNAASDLGVAALNLKAGLQGAWLNVLINLSGVKDEAFVADYRNKGEDLLQKGCALADEIYQEILKVV, via the coding sequence ATGAAATTAGTAGATTTAAGCTTGACAGAATTTGCCCAAGTCCTAGGCTCAGATGCTCCTGCACCAGGAGGCGGCTCTGCCGCTGCTCTTTCCGCAGCCAACGGTATTTCCCTGACTAAGATGGTCTGTGAATTGACTCTTGGCAAGAAAAAATACGCAGAATTTGAAGCAGAAATTGCTCAAGTGCATGCAGAAAGCGCCCGCCTGCAAGAAAGCTTGCTCGCAGCTATTGACAAGGACACTGAAGCCTTCAATCTAGTCTCAGCCGTCTTTGATATGCCTAAGGAAACAGAGGAAGACAAGGCTGCCCGTCGGGAAGCTATGCAGCAAGCCCTCAAGGAAGCGACCAAGTCACCTTATGGCATGATGGAAGACATCTTGACTGCCCTGCAAACAACTCAAAAGGCTGTTGGCAAGTCCAATACCAATGCTGCCAGCGACCTGGGAGTCGCAGCTCTCAACCTTAAGGCTGGCCTGCAAGGAGCTTGGCTCAATGTCCTCATCAACCTGTCAGGTGTCAAGGATGAAGCATTTGTCGCAGACTACCGCAACAAGGGTGAAGACCTCCTGCAAAAAGGCTGCGCCCTAGCAGATGAAATTTATCAAGAAATTTTGAAAGTTGTCTAA
- a CDS encoding APC family permease: MDATKLTAQEQEQEKAKFSFSGATLYGINAVIGSGIFLLPQKIYKGLGPASLAVMLGTALLVILLAVCLAETAGYFNKNGGAFQYSKAAFGDFVGFNVGFLGWAVTIIAWSAMAAGFARLFVITFKSFAPYELLLSVSLIILLSLMNISGLKTSKMFTLTATVAKLIPIVAFSLCAIFFIKGGIDKGNFTPFLQLEPGVDIMKAISSTAIYIFYGFIGFETMSIVAGEMRNPEKNVPRAILGSISIVSVLYMLIIAGTIAMLGSRILQTDASVQDAFVEMIGPVGAWIVSIGALISIAGLNIGESIMVPRYGAAIANEGLLPKKIAETNSKNAPIVAIIISGILAIVLLFSGKFEELAALSVVFRFFQYIPTALAVLVLRKKYPDKKVVFRVPFGPVIPILAVLVSLVMIWGENPMNYVYGLIGVLIASAVYFIYIVLICKNKVLEQEGE; the protein is encoded by the coding sequence ATGGATGCAACTAAACTCACTGCACAAGAACAAGAACAGGAAAAAGCGAAATTCAGCTTTTCCGGTGCAACTCTCTACGGTATCAATGCCGTTATCGGATCAGGGATTTTCCTCCTACCGCAAAAGATTTATAAAGGACTTGGTCCTGCCTCTCTAGCTGTCATGCTTGGAACTGCCCTTCTCGTTATTCTCCTAGCCGTCTGCTTGGCAGAAACTGCTGGTTATTTTAATAAAAATGGCGGAGCCTTCCAATATTCCAAAGCAGCCTTTGGAGACTTTGTCGGATTTAATGTTGGCTTCCTAGGCTGGGCAGTTACCATCATCGCTTGGTCTGCTATGGCAGCAGGATTTGCGAGACTTTTTGTCATTACTTTTAAATCCTTTGCCCCCTATGAACTTCTGCTCAGTGTGAGCCTGATTATTTTGCTCAGTCTAATGAATATATCAGGTCTTAAGACTTCCAAAATGTTCACCTTGACCGCAACCGTAGCAAAGCTCATCCCAATTGTCGCTTTCAGTCTATGTGCGATTTTCTTCATCAAAGGAGGAATTGACAAAGGAAACTTCACTCCGTTTCTTCAGCTAGAACCTGGCGTAGATATCATGAAAGCTATCTCTAGTACAGCCATTTATATCTTCTACGGATTTATCGGATTTGAAACCATGTCTATCGTTGCTGGTGAAATGCGCAATCCGGAAAAGAATGTACCTCGAGCTATTTTGGGCTCTATCAGTATTGTCTCTGTTCTCTATATGCTGATTATCGCAGGAACTATCGCCATGTTAGGCAGCCGTATCCTGCAAACAGATGCTTCTGTACAAGACGCCTTTGTCGAAATGATTGGCCCTGTTGGAGCATGGATTGTTTCTATCGGAGCGCTGATTTCTATTGCTGGACTTAACATCGGGGAATCTATCATGGTTCCACGTTATGGTGCAGCTATCGCAAATGAAGGTCTGCTTCCTAAGAAAATTGCAGAAACCAACTCTAAAAATGCCCCTATAGTTGCCATTATTATTTCAGGAATTCTGGCTATCGTCCTGCTCTTCTCTGGTAAATTTGAAGAATTAGCAGCTCTCAGTGTGGTCTTCCGCTTCTTCCAATACATCCCAACTGCTCTAGCTGTACTAGTATTAAGAAAGAAATATCCAGATAAGAAAGTGGTCTTCCGCGTTCCATTTGGTCCAGTAATTCCAATTTTGGCGGTTCTAGTCAGTCTCGTCATGATTTGGGGTGAAAACCCAATGAACTATGTCTACGGCCTCATCGGTGTCCTTATCGCCAGTGCAGTATACTTTATCTATATAGTACTGATTTGTAAAAATAAAGTTCTTGAACAAGAAGGAGAATGA